A stretch of Synechococcus sp. WH 8020 DNA encodes these proteins:
- a CDS encoding B12-binding domain-containing radical SAM protein, with translation MRTLFVYPQFPKTFWSYEKILELVNRKVLLPPLGLVTVAALLPQEWEMKLVDRNVREVTAAEWDWAELVVISGMIVQKDDMQEQINEAKRRGIPVAVGGPYASSTPDAPEIEDADFKILDEGEITLPLFIEAIQRGDRSGRFSAEGDKPDVTSTPIPRFDLLQLEAYDSMSVQFSRGCPFNCEFCDIIVLYGRKPRTKTPEQLISELQSLYDLGWRRSIFLVDDNFIGNKRNAKLLLPEIKTWQEDRGYPFSFATEASVDLADDDEMMRMMHEARFESVFLGIETPDEASLETARKVQNTRNPLDAAVDRITANGIRVMAGFIIGFDGEKDGAGLRIVDFVTRTGIPAAMMGMLQALPNTALWHRLEKEGRLIQDESDAKGVNQTNLLNFKPTRPIRDIANEYVDAFCTLYEPNAYMDRVYSYYLKMGAPRWKGTSKLPTWTDIRALSIVIWRQGLKRNTRGRFWRYLFGMARQNPAMLEQFIVVLAHNEHFMEYRAIVQQEIREQLESLPPEEPSNSRELQPV, from the coding sequence ATGCGCACTCTTTTCGTCTACCCCCAATTCCCCAAGACGTTCTGGAGTTACGAAAAAATTCTGGAGCTGGTGAACCGAAAGGTATTGCTACCGCCTTTAGGCCTGGTCACCGTTGCAGCCCTCCTTCCCCAGGAATGGGAGATGAAGTTGGTCGATCGCAACGTGCGCGAGGTCACCGCTGCCGAATGGGATTGGGCAGAGCTGGTGGTGATCTCGGGAATGATCGTCCAGAAGGACGACATGCAAGAGCAGATCAACGAAGCAAAGCGCCGTGGAATTCCTGTGGCTGTAGGAGGGCCTTACGCCAGCTCCACGCCTGATGCGCCGGAAATCGAGGACGCCGATTTCAAAATCTTGGACGAGGGGGAAATCACCCTGCCCTTGTTTATCGAGGCCATTCAGAGGGGTGATCGCAGCGGTCGGTTCAGCGCAGAGGGAGACAAACCTGATGTGACATCCACCCCGATTCCCCGCTTTGACCTGCTGCAGCTCGAAGCCTATGACTCCATGAGCGTTCAGTTTTCGCGAGGCTGCCCGTTTAATTGCGAATTTTGCGACATCATCGTTCTCTACGGGCGCAAACCCCGCACCAAAACACCCGAACAGCTGATTTCTGAATTGCAATCGCTTTACGACCTCGGATGGCGGCGCTCGATCTTCCTCGTAGACGACAATTTCATCGGAAATAAGCGCAACGCAAAGCTTTTACTTCCGGAAATCAAAACCTGGCAAGAAGATCGAGGCTACCCATTTAGTTTTGCCACTGAGGCCTCAGTCGATCTCGCGGACGACGACGAAATGATGCGGATGATGCACGAGGCTCGCTTTGAAAGCGTGTTTCTGGGAATTGAAACTCCAGACGAAGCTAGTTTAGAAACCGCGAGAAAAGTTCAAAACACTCGCAATCCCCTTGATGCTGCTGTTGACCGTATTACGGCAAACGGTATTCGGGTCATGGCTGGATTCATCATTGGTTTTGACGGAGAAAAGGATGGTGCTGGCTTACGGATCGTTGATTTCGTAACCCGTACAGGCATCCCTGCAGCAATGATGGGCATGCTTCAAGCCCTTCCCAACACAGCCCTTTGGCATCGTCTCGAAAAAGAAGGTCGCCTGATTCAAGACGAATCAGACGCCAAGGGTGTGAACCAAACGAATTTACTTAATTTCAAACCTACCCGGCCAATTCGTGACATCGCCAATGAATATGTTGACGCTTTTTGTACGCTCTATGAACCCAATGCCTACATGGACCGGGTTTACTCCTATTACTTAAAGATGGGAGCTCCACGCTGGAAAGGCACCAGCAAATTACCAACTTGGACTGATATCAGGGCGCTCTCAATCGTGATCTGGCGCCAAGGGCTTAAACGCAACACGCGCGGGCGCTTCTGGCGCTATCTATTTGGCATGGCACGTCAAAATCCAGCCATGCTTGAACAGTTCATTGTTGTTCTTGCACACAACGAGCATTTCATGGAATACAGAGCGATTGTGCAACAGGAAATCCGTGAGCAGTTGGAATCGTTGCCACCAGAAGAACCCAGCAACTCGCGCGAACTGCAGCCTGTTTGA
- a CDS encoding MFS transporter — protein sequence MNRSPSWHQRQRTIFLVASGVSTAGSFAGLTAKGWILMSGTDNAMLLALHFAALSLPTLVVSGPAGVRTDRIGCEQVLVQAQWALLGAGLLAALSIPLLDGSAQVAVLLASTLLMGIAGAYELTARNKYCALLVDDPRTLAPYLASFSVVFNVGKLVGPPLGGWLVALTGPATALSLDALTYLLPIASVIWLLKPNRSIEQLSSTRDSATLNSAWKDCGPVLRHVLKFTALICMVGFFHPGLAPLIAADTLGPTPQDLGLFTSVLAAGSITGGIVLQRNSHKFSSRPGLTLGCFGLITAVAQLGMASSQWIPIVLLMVWLIGAGTAGLLSSANLITQVGSKQVLRGRMAGLSQIAFLGGGGLSGLIAAQLTITLGLQATFAIAGGVGLILSLGEIWRRGGMPMNEIKSA from the coding sequence GTGAATAGAAGCCCCAGCTGGCATCAACGTCAACGCACAATTTTTCTTGTTGCCTCGGGTGTAAGCACCGCTGGATCTTTTGCAGGTCTCACCGCCAAGGGCTGGATCTTGATGAGCGGCACCGACAACGCCATGTTGCTTGCCCTTCATTTTGCTGCTCTATCTCTCCCGACGCTTGTGGTGAGTGGTCCTGCTGGAGTTCGCACCGATCGAATTGGCTGCGAGCAGGTACTGGTTCAGGCGCAGTGGGCACTCCTCGGGGCAGGGCTTCTTGCAGCCCTATCCATTCCTCTTTTGGACGGATCCGCCCAGGTTGCAGTGCTGCTCGCCAGCACACTGCTGATGGGGATTGCCGGTGCCTACGAACTCACGGCCCGCAATAAATACTGCGCGCTGCTTGTGGACGATCCGCGCACCTTGGCGCCCTATCTCGCCAGTTTTTCAGTGGTCTTCAATGTTGGGAAATTGGTCGGTCCTCCCCTGGGGGGGTGGCTTGTGGCATTAACTGGGCCCGCTACGGCTCTCAGCCTCGATGCCCTCACCTATCTCTTGCCGATTGCCAGCGTGATCTGGCTGCTGAAGCCAAACAGATCCATCGAACAACTAAGCAGCACGAGAGATTCGGCCACTCTCAACTCAGCTTGGAAAGACTGCGGACCCGTTTTGCGGCATGTGCTGAAGTTCACAGCCCTGATTTGCATGGTTGGGTTCTTTCACCCAGGTCTGGCTCCTCTGATTGCCGCAGACACCCTCGGGCCAACCCCTCAAGATCTTGGACTTTTCACCAGTGTGCTGGCGGCTGGAAGCATCACTGGTGGGATCGTCTTGCAACGGAACAGCCACAAATTCAGCAGCCGTCCTGGTCTCACTTTGGGTTGTTTTGGGTTGATTACAGCAGTCGCTCAACTGGGGATGGCCAGCAGCCAATGGATCCCAATCGTGCTTCTGATGGTTTGGCTCATTGGCGCTGGAACCGCTGGATTACTGAGTAGCGCCAATTTGATCACCCAGGTTGGCTCAAAGCAGGTGCTGAGAGGGCGGATGGCCGGATTAAGCCAAATCGCGTTTTTGGGAGGTGGGGGCTTGAGTGGCTTGATCGCAGCTCAGCTCACGATCACCCTTGGACTCCAAGCAACATTTGCGATTGCAGGAGGAGTAGGCCTGATTCTCTCCTTGGGAGAAATCTGGCGTCGCGGTGGAATGCCAATGAACGAAATCAAATCAGCTTGA
- a CDS encoding shikimate kinase: MADGTTTTPHPLKARLGGRNLYLIGMMGSGKSSTGRPLAQRLGYGFVDADVVLEKLAGRPIPQIFESDGEQGFRALETQVLQAIGQRHSLVVATGGGVITQPENWGVLHQGIVIWLAPERDQLLARLHADPGARPLLQGSDPAARLDALLEARTPLYAEADLRIKVGDETVSAVSERILEAIPGILKPHEVMFQAPSAPQTTED, from the coding sequence ATGGCTGACGGCACAACCACCACACCACACCCTTTGAAGGCCCGTCTGGGCGGCCGCAACCTCTACCTGATCGGGATGATGGGAAGCGGCAAAAGCAGCACGGGGCGCCCCCTTGCCCAACGCCTCGGCTATGGCTTCGTCGACGCCGACGTAGTCCTGGAAAAGCTTGCTGGCCGCCCCATTCCCCAAATCTTTGAGTCAGACGGTGAGCAAGGGTTCCGAGCCCTCGAGACTCAGGTGCTGCAGGCCATTGGCCAACGCCATTCGCTCGTGGTTGCGACCGGAGGCGGTGTGATCACACAACCAGAAAACTGGGGCGTTCTGCATCAAGGGATCGTGATCTGGCTTGCCCCAGAACGGGACCAACTCCTGGCGCGTCTCCATGCGGATCCAGGAGCAAGGCCACTGCTTCAAGGAAGTGATCCTGCCGCCCGTCTCGATGCGCTCCTTGAAGCGCGTACACCTCTTTATGCAGAGGCTGATTTGCGAATCAAGGTGGGCGACGAAACGGTGAGCGCTGTATCAGAGCGAATCCTTGAGGCCATCCCTGGCATTCTCAAACCCCATGAGGTCATGTTCCAGGCTCCAAGCGCACCGCAAACCACTGAAGATTGA
- a CDS encoding 6-carboxytetrahydropterin synthase, with amino-acid sequence MTDAITMAPHGQGRGCVITRRACFSSSHRYWLPELSADDNAARFGSCAMAPGHGHNYELIVSMAGGLDANGMVLNLSEVKHAIRSEVTEQLDFRFLNEVWPEFDVTSSDGCLPTTEALVRVIWSRLANQLPLVGLRLYESSGLWADYLGQTMDAYLTIRTHFAAAHRLARPELSQEENELIYGKCARPHGHGHNYLVDVTVRGSIDPRTGMVCDLAALQRLVSDLVVEPFDHTFLNKDVPHFADCVPTAENIALHIVDRLTTPVRAIGAQLHKVRLQESPNNAAEVYAEAPALNAMPEAMHAVVNG; translated from the coding sequence ATGACTGATGCCATCACGATGGCACCGCACGGCCAAGGTCGTGGCTGTGTCATCACCCGCCGAGCCTGCTTCAGCTCCAGCCACCGTTATTGGTTGCCTGAATTAAGTGCTGATGACAATGCGGCCCGCTTCGGATCGTGTGCGATGGCCCCTGGTCATGGACACAATTACGAATTGATCGTGTCCATGGCTGGTGGCCTTGACGCCAACGGCATGGTGCTGAATCTCTCTGAGGTGAAGCATGCGATTCGTTCGGAGGTCACTGAACAACTCGATTTCCGCTTCCTCAATGAGGTTTGGCCAGAATTCGATGTCACCAGCTCGGACGGTTGCCTGCCAACCACCGAAGCCCTTGTTCGGGTGATCTGGTCTCGGTTGGCCAACCAGCTCCCCCTTGTGGGGCTGCGCCTTTATGAATCATCTGGCCTGTGGGCCGACTATCTCGGACAAACCATGGACGCCTATCTCACTATCCGCACTCACTTCGCTGCTGCGCACCGTCTGGCAAGACCAGAGTTAAGCCAGGAAGAAAATGAGCTGATCTACGGCAAATGCGCCAGACCCCATGGTCATGGCCACAATTATTTAGTGGATGTGACTGTTCGCGGAAGCATTGATCCACGCACTGGGATGGTTTGCGACCTAGCAGCGCTTCAACGTCTTGTGAGCGATCTGGTTGTTGAGCCTTTTGATCACACTTTTCTGAATAAGGACGTCCCCCATTTCGCCGATTGTGTGCCTACCGCTGAGAACATCGCCCTTCATATCGTTGATCGACTGACCACTCCCGTTCGCGCCATTGGAGCTCAGCTGCATAAGGTACGGCTTCAGGAGAGCCCTAATAACGCTGCAGAGGTTTATGCCGAAGCTCCGGCGCTTAATGCAATGCCTGAAGCAATGCATGCCGTTGTGAACGGCTGA
- the petL gene encoding cytochrome b6-f complex subunit PetL: MLQSVSVMGFVIYLGLVGAGLVAAFAFSTILRGIKLI; encoded by the coding sequence ATGCTGCAATCTGTGTCTGTTATGGGCTTCGTTATCTATCTGGGTCTTGTCGGTGCCGGTTTGGTTGCAGCTTTTGCCTTCAGCACCATCCTGCGCGGCATCAAGCTGATTTGA
- a CDS encoding chlororespiratory reduction protein 7, translating into MSDPLIRACDHYVVLEPGKPERLLSSDDTLTWLTEQLDKMSVLPIDLRGFESSAAAAERLLDTACDLELAPGFNLQWFAVRLEPGT; encoded by the coding sequence ATGTCCGATCCCCTCATTCGTGCCTGTGATCACTACGTGGTGCTTGAGCCGGGCAAGCCAGAACGATTGCTCAGTTCCGACGACACCCTGACATGGTTGACAGAGCAGCTGGACAAGATGTCCGTGCTACCGATTGATCTGCGTGGTTTTGAGTCCTCGGCTGCTGCCGCAGAAAGGCTGTTGGATACGGCCTGCGATCTTGAACTGGCTCCAGGATTCAATCTTCAGTGGTTTGCGGTGCGCTTGGAGCCTGGAACATGA
- a CDS encoding GNAT family N-acetyltransferase: protein MASLKARWHRSIREIPEQQWEQLLGPEVIPFYRWNWLAALEESGSVAPDQGWQPLHLSLWREEDHLCAVAPLYLKGHSYGEFVFDQAFARLAGDLGLRYYPKLIGMSPVSPVQGYRFHVAADEDPAELTQLMLEIIDNFARNNGILSCNFLYVDPLWRPLAEAAGCASWLNQQSLWTSDGQATFSDYLAGFNANQRRNIKRERKAVREAGLEITPLCGEDLDSSLLECMHGFYEQHCARWGMWGSKYLAASFFDALAANALRERIVLFSAHRGNPNEPVAMSLCVHDDLSLWGRYWGSNEEIDCLHFEVCYYAPIEWALKRGLKSFDPGAGGSHKRRRGFVARPQTSLHRWYEPQMDGLIRGWLGKVNPLMLEEIEAINAELPFRKETPSLAL from the coding sequence ATGGCATCCCTGAAGGCTCGTTGGCATCGCTCGATTCGGGAGATACCCGAACAGCAGTGGGAGCAGCTTCTTGGCCCTGAAGTGATTCCCTTCTATCGCTGGAATTGGCTCGCTGCCCTTGAGGAGTCTGGGAGCGTGGCTCCCGATCAGGGATGGCAACCGCTGCACCTATCCCTGTGGCGCGAAGAGGACCATCTTTGTGCGGTTGCGCCGCTCTATCTCAAGGGCCACAGTTACGGGGAATTTGTGTTTGATCAAGCGTTTGCACGGCTTGCTGGCGATCTTGGTCTTCGTTATTACCCAAAGTTGATTGGGATGAGCCCCGTAAGCCCGGTACAGGGCTATCGCTTTCATGTGGCTGCGGATGAAGATCCTGCAGAATTGACTCAACTCATGCTGGAGATAATTGATAATTTTGCCAGAAATAATGGCATTCTTAGCTGCAACTTTCTCTATGTTGATCCCCTCTGGCGTCCTTTGGCAGAGGCGGCAGGTTGTGCTTCTTGGTTGAACCAGCAGAGCCTCTGGACATCGGATGGTCAGGCTACTTTTAGCGATTATCTGGCAGGATTTAATGCTAATCAGCGGCGCAATATCAAACGAGAGAGGAAGGCGGTCCGTGAAGCAGGGCTTGAAATTACGCCTCTTTGTGGTGAGGACCTCGATTCTTCTTTGCTGGAATGCATGCATGGATTTTATGAACAGCACTGCGCTCGTTGGGGGATGTGGGGTAGTAAATATCTCGCAGCATCATTTTTCGATGCCTTAGCTGCGAACGCGTTGCGAGAGCGGATTGTTCTTTTTAGTGCTCATCGCGGCAATCCCAATGAGCCAGTTGCGATGTCACTCTGTGTCCATGACGATCTGTCGCTCTGGGGCCGTTACTGGGGCAGCAATGAAGAGATTGATTGTTTGCATTTTGAGGTTTGTTATTACGCACCGATTGAGTGGGCGCTCAAGCGAGGACTGAAGAGTTTTGACCCAGGGGCAGGAGGGAGCCATAAAAGACGGCGTGGGTTTGTGGCTCGGCCTCAGACCAGCCTCCATCGCTGGTATGAGCCCCAAATGGATGGACTGATTCGTGGCTGGCTTGGCAAGGTCAATCCACTGATGCTCGAAGAGATTGAGGCCATTAACGCTGAGCTGCCTTTTCGAAAGGAGACTCCTTCGCTTGCTCTGTAA
- a CDS encoding RibD family protein, whose product MQRPTVRLVLAVSLDGRLAAPSGGAAQLGGAGDRHVLEQALAWSDAVLIGAGTLRAHRCTCLIHEQQLLTQRKQDGRPLQPTALVVSRHPDFCQDWPFFQQELERHLLTPDLMSAEGFSATHRLQTSWERTLVELAASGFHRLVLLGGARLCGSLLEADQVDELQLTLSPCLLGGRFSWIPCDGFNMPPALSQPDAWTLISADRLSGHELVVRYGRSR is encoded by the coding sequence GTGCAGCGACCAACGGTTCGTCTGGTGCTTGCCGTCAGCCTGGATGGTCGGCTTGCAGCTCCCTCTGGCGGTGCCGCTCAGTTAGGCGGTGCCGGTGATCGGCACGTGCTTGAACAAGCGTTGGCTTGGTCTGATGCTGTGTTGATCGGTGCAGGAACCTTGCGGGCCCATCGCTGCACCTGTTTGATTCATGAACAACAGCTTTTGACTCAGCGAAAGCAAGACGGCAGGCCCTTACAGCCAACGGCTCTCGTGGTGAGTCGCCATCCCGACTTTTGCCAGGACTGGCCGTTTTTCCAACAAGAGCTTGAGCGTCATCTCTTGACCCCAGATCTGATGTCAGCGGAGGGTTTCTCCGCGACTCATCGGTTGCAAACGTCCTGGGAAAGGACCTTGGTTGAGCTTGCTGCATCGGGTTTTCATCGCCTTGTCCTTCTTGGAGGAGCGCGCCTTTGCGGATCACTACTGGAAGCCGATCAGGTGGATGAGCTTCAGCTAACCCTGAGCCCATGCCTTCTAGGAGGTCGATTCAGCTGGATTCCGTGCGATGGATTCAACATGCCACCGGCGCTGTCGCAGCCCGATGCTTGGACTCTGATATCGGCTGATCGACTGAGCGGTCATGAGCTTGTGGTTCGTTATGGACGCAGTCGCTGA
- a CDS encoding DUF4346 domain-containing protein produces the protein MNQINTAIDLNACAQLDDQLSQRFIALDPLGYFLIRVDAAAAELVVEHYGNTIDEQGLARDPDSGEVIACRQGGPRTPSAVLRGRTAKEVGIALCEGEGNLPLSRLDHAFYLGRELQKAEQCLRDGSTYIQD, from the coding sequence TTGAACCAGATCAACACCGCCATAGATCTAAATGCGTGTGCTCAGCTGGATGATCAGTTGTCGCAGCGGTTTATAGCTTTGGACCCGCTTGGTTATTTCTTGATTCGAGTGGATGCTGCTGCGGCTGAATTGGTTGTTGAGCACTATGGCAACACGATTGATGAGCAAGGTCTTGCACGGGATCCGGATTCCGGAGAAGTGATTGCTTGCCGTCAAGGTGGACCCAGAACGCCTTCGGCCGTGTTGCGTGGGCGCACTGCAAAAGAGGTCGGGATCGCCTTATGCGAAGGGGAAGGAAATCTTCCCCTCAGCCGTTTAGACCATGCTTTCTATTTGGGTCGGGAACTTCAGAAAGCCGAACAGTGCCTGCGGGACGGAAGCACGTACATTCAGGATTAA